The following are encoded together in the Desulfovibrio litoralis DSM 11393 genome:
- a CDS encoding TAXI family TRAP transporter solute-binding subunit has product MNKKHTLYKILVGLLFTYSLFAVCIHGVFVAKAENSKKDENKWPAHLRIVTGPKGGQWFQMGKPLADALSKDVLPSSSRSGGGLSNINDINNNTADMGFTLACFLGAAQSEEPAYQHIAMKNVTMMSNIYPQVFYVLVREDFAATHNIDSMEALLAQKIPLRFASLKPGTASEFMLNMLLQHGYNTSFEALKEQGWQISFSDYAEIADRFVDGDIDCFAYTAGTDVPLIRTLEEHTQPRILPLSPEVLATLSKKFKTRTYTIQPGTYKNVTKPILTLGDTTCLIIRKNIPDSLAFAMTKAVWENRKAITEVIKDFGSISPETAMTEGLPIHPGAKEFWETLKK; this is encoded by the coding sequence ATGAATAAAAAACATACGTTATACAAAATTTTGGTGGGGCTTTTATTCACATATTCTCTTTTTGCTGTTTGTATCCATGGAGTCTTTGTTGCTAAAGCGGAGAATAGTAAAAAAGACGAGAATAAATGGCCTGCACACCTGCGTATAGTTACCGGTCCAAAAGGCGGACAATGGTTTCAAATGGGCAAGCCTTTAGCGGACGCTTTATCAAAAGACGTACTTCCTTCTTCTAGTCGCTCTGGTGGCGGGCTGAGTAATATTAATGATATTAATAATAATACAGCCGATATGGGCTTTACTCTCGCCTGTTTTCTTGGTGCGGCTCAATCAGAAGAGCCGGCATATCAACACATTGCTATGAAAAATGTTACAATGATGAGTAATATATACCCCCAGGTTTTCTATGTGCTTGTGCGTGAAGATTTTGCCGCCACACACAATATTGACAGTATGGAGGCTCTATTAGCTCAAAAAATTCCTTTACGCTTTGCCTCTTTAAAACCCGGTACAGCCTCAGAATTTATGCTGAATATGCTTTTACAACATGGTTACAATACTTCGTTTGAAGCACTCAAAGAACAAGGCTGGCAAATTTCCTTTAGCGATTATGCAGAAATAGCAGACCGTTTTGTTGATGGAGATATTGATTGTTTTGCTTATACAGCAGGCACAGATGTCCCTTTAATTCGCACACTGGAAGAACATACACAACCCAGAATTTTGCCATTAAGTCCGGAAGTTTTGGCTACTCTCAGTAAAAAATTTAAAACAAGAACATATACAATTCAACCGGGTACATATAAAAACGTTACTAAGCCTATTTTGACACTCGGAGACACCACCTGTCTAATAATCCGCAAAAATATTCCCGATTCTCTTGCATTCGCCATGACGAAGGCAGTATGGGAAAATCGCAAGGCGATTACTGAAGTAATTAAAGATTTTGGTTCCATTTCTCCGGAAACAGCCATGACAGAAGGATTGCCTATACATCCCGGTGCCAAAGAGTTTTGGGAAACATTAAAGAAATAA
- a CDS encoding hybrid sensor histidine kinase/response regulator — translation MHNIRMKLILPFIIGTILLTVFLSLYTYTSARKAVENAVLLISEATTMKVGNSMDLLFASMTTSVTRMVADPNITTIFSSYHKQDETVSRAIDWLTMMVKANELYRDIIIVDKDGVCIASSNPSHIGNSYNHYKYVQQALGGMFTFGDLSVGKVTKKLSVTAVAPIAPSTGIKGALLLINDLPKIVDYNVVSTLGSQTLYTSLLTSEGVFVAHPNNGIMGKQSEEHLSLYRELLTVGEKGGPVSYTLNGIEYIGFAKIEANSKWLVITSGPVKEVFASAYHMGMVVFIISLIFLAIISVVVTSFANGILESLLSLIQYAKRVSEGELDQKLEKTSRTDELGTLHTALQNLVSSLQSMIEKTQEASKMKSAFLANMSHEIRTPLNAILGMAHLALRNNKLPEKELDYLNKIEVAAKSLLQLINDILDLSKVEADMLTIEEVSFNLDDTINNILSIHQESAKAKGLSLLADYQVDTPKLFMGDPLRIGQVLNNLLGNAIKFTQEGKVSIHCWLENKQEVQNGSQNAVVYISVKDSGIGMSEKVIASLFQPFMQADASITRQFGGTGLGLAISQRLVRIMGGEIEVSSIIGQGSTFTFSLNLLINQAPESTAQLTETCDFADIHIEGKRILVAEDNAINQFIVEELLAPSKATVVLADNGQLAVEAVSKEHFDLVLMDMQMPVMDGLKATMHIREFNKTIPIIAVTANAMDEDRQNGFAAGMNDYLTKPIEPEALRKTLIKWLKTDCPPPLE, via the coding sequence ATGCATAACATTCGGATGAAACTGATACTTCCATTTATTATTGGAACTATATTGCTCACGGTTTTTCTTTCTTTATATACCTACACCTCGGCAAGAAAGGCCGTTGAAAACGCTGTATTGCTTATTTCCGAAGCAACTACCATGAAAGTTGGCAATTCCATGGATCTTTTGTTTGCTTCTATGACTACCTCTGTAACAAGAATGGTAGCAGACCCAAATATAACCACAATCTTTAGCTCCTATCACAAACAAGACGAAACAGTTTCACGAGCTATTGACTGGTTAACCATGATGGTTAAAGCAAATGAATTGTACCGCGATATTATCATTGTTGATAAAGACGGCGTGTGCATAGCCTCATCTAACCCCAGTCATATTGGCAACTCCTACAACCATTATAAGTATGTGCAACAGGCTCTTGGGGGTATGTTTACCTTCGGAGATCTTTCGGTAGGCAAAGTTACAAAAAAACTCTCAGTTACAGCGGTAGCTCCTATTGCTCCCTCTACGGGCATAAAGGGGGCTTTACTTCTTATCAACGACCTCCCTAAAATAGTGGACTATAATGTTGTCTCTACCCTCGGCTCTCAAACGCTTTATACCTCTCTTTTGACGTCAGAAGGGGTATTTGTGGCTCACCCTAACAATGGCATTATGGGGAAGCAATCAGAAGAGCATCTTTCTTTATACCGTGAGCTTCTGACAGTAGGAGAAAAAGGTGGCCCTGTTTCCTACACTTTAAATGGTATTGAATATATCGGCTTTGCTAAGATAGAAGCTAATAGTAAGTGGCTTGTTATTACCAGCGGACCTGTAAAAGAAGTCTTTGCCTCTGCATATCACATGGGAATGGTGGTTTTTATCATCAGCCTAATTTTTCTTGCGATTATCTCTGTTGTTGTAACCAGCTTTGCCAATGGTATCTTGGAATCATTATTGTCTCTTATTCAATATGCTAAGCGTGTATCAGAAGGCGAGCTTGATCAGAAGTTAGAAAAAACAAGCCGTACCGATGAACTTGGAACATTACATACTGCCCTTCAAAACCTTGTAAGTTCTCTGCAATCCATGATTGAAAAAACGCAGGAAGCCAGTAAAATGAAAAGTGCGTTTTTGGCAAATATGAGCCATGAAATTCGCACTCCTTTAAATGCTATTTTAGGTATGGCTCACCTTGCCTTACGCAATAACAAGCTACCTGAAAAAGAGCTTGATTATCTAAATAAAATTGAAGTTGCCGCCAAATCATTGTTACAACTCATTAATGATATTCTTGACCTTTCAAAAGTTGAAGCAGATATGCTCACCATCGAAGAGGTATCTTTTAACCTAGATGATACGATAAACAATATATTAAGCATACATCAAGAATCTGCTAAAGCTAAAGGGCTTTCACTCTTGGCTGATTACCAAGTTGATACGCCAAAACTCTTTATGGGCGACCCATTGCGAATTGGACAGGTGCTTAACAACCTACTTGGAAATGCCATTAAATTTACTCAAGAAGGTAAGGTTAGTATTCACTGTTGGTTGGAAAATAAACAAGAAGTGCAAAATGGTTCTCAAAATGCCGTTGTCTATATTAGCGTCAAGGACTCTGGCATAGGCATGTCTGAAAAAGTCATAGCCTCTTTGTTCCAACCTTTTATGCAGGCAGATGCTTCCATCACACGCCAGTTTGGTGGAACGGGATTAGGACTTGCGATTAGCCAACGTCTAGTCCGTATTATGGGCGGAGAGATAGAAGTTTCCAGTATAATAGGACAAGGTTCAACCTTTACCTTCTCCTTAAATCTACTGATTAACCAAGCACCTGAAAGCACCGCTCAACTAACCGAAACTTGTGATTTTGCAGATATTCATATTGAAGGCAAGCGTATTTTGGTTGCGGAAGATAACGCTATCAACCAGTTTATTGTAGAGGAATTGCTTGCTCCCTCAAAAGCAACAGTGGTGTTGGCTGACAATGGTCAATTGGCAGTAGAAGCCGTATCTAAAGAACACTTTGATTTAGTGCTGATGGATATGCAAATGCCGGTTATGGACGGTCTAAAAGCCACCATGCACATTCGGGAATTTAATAAGACTATTCCTATTATCGCAGTAACAGCCAACGCAATGGACGAAGATCGCCAAAACGGTTTTGCCGCCGGCATGAACGATTATCTAACTAAGCCCATAGAGCCCGAAGCCTTACGCAAAACCTTAATAAAATGGTTAAAAACAGATTGCCCACCTCCCTTAGAATAG
- a CDS encoding TlyA family RNA methyltransferase: MFNKKIKPKKQRADQLVFDAGLVESREQAKRYIMAGKVFILPLETNQAKIKVEKAGQQLSADTRFELIENSRFVSRGAYKLLTALEHFNIDVNGFVALDAGASTGGFSDCLVQLGASKVYAVDVGYNQLHEKLKKEKKIISLEKVNLRTADQSLLPEKVDILVVDVSFISLTLILPACEKFLKPNAKIVALIKPQFELGPGNTEKGIVKSQEKQEEAVNLVLDCVKSQLSWTLIGTVPSNIKGSKGNQEFLAYWEKT; this comes from the coding sequence ATGTTTAATAAAAAAATAAAACCAAAAAAACAAAGAGCTGATCAACTTGTTTTTGATGCCGGTTTGGTCGAAAGCCGTGAACAAGCAAAACGCTATATTATGGCAGGAAAAGTTTTTATTTTACCTTTGGAAACTAATCAAGCTAAAATAAAAGTTGAAAAAGCCGGACAACAATTATCGGCGGATACTCGCTTTGAACTTATTGAAAATAGTCGCTTTGTTAGTAGAGGGGCTTATAAACTTTTAACAGCTTTAGAACATTTTAATATAGATGTTAACGGTTTTGTAGCTCTTGATGCCGGTGCTTCTACCGGAGGTTTTTCTGATTGTTTGGTTCAACTAGGGGCCTCTAAAGTTTATGCCGTTGATGTTGGTTATAACCAATTACATGAAAAGTTAAAGAAAGAAAAAAAGATAATTTCTTTGGAAAAAGTAAATTTAAGAACGGCAGATCAAAGTTTATTACCTGAAAAGGTTGATATTTTGGTGGTCGATGTTTCTTTTATTTCTTTAACCTTAATTTTGCCGGCTTGTGAAAAATTTTTAAAACCAAACGCAAAAATTGTTGCTTTAATTAAGCCACAATTTGAACTTGGTCCGGGAAATACCGAAAAAGGAATAGTGAAAAGCCAAGAAAAACAAGAAGAGGCGGTTAATCTTGTTTTAGATTGTGTAAAAAGCCAACTTAGCTGGACTTTAATCGGAACAGTTCCTTCAAATATAAAAGGCAGTAAAGGAAACCAAGAGTTTTTAGCTTATTGGGAAAAAACATAA
- a CDS encoding lytic murein transglycosylase has translation MYSHKKLKILFCFLVLPFLFSCQSKSHAGSTLDVKTVNNQQNATQQADSASINTNSTNTNSTLKVEKPLNKKLFDKSYVSNIKLEDNYWKNLHAKLAEDNLISPEIDKLFCSLPAYENKAMATKVKELYRIKFTKRTPQANKTPKMTIYPNIVTPENMLKAQTYLEEHKEYFKKSEDEFGVPKEVAVGLLFLETRLGTYLGTDNAVWSLASMASSQDIADVEDTLTALNAKEDQKAWLETKVKEKSAWAYNEFKALVVHCIENDIDSTQITGSVYGAIGFCQFMPSNLKRYAVDGDDDGKVNLFTHPDAIRSLSNFLYKHGWRKEKSRAENHKVLMRYNNSKKYANTILAVADYLNPSLVEEKDKIIVDTSKKVKSSKKSKKQIKQAKKTNNKQKLTANKL, from the coding sequence ATGTATAGTCATAAAAAATTAAAAATATTGTTTTGTTTTTTGGTATTACCATTTCTCTTTTCATGCCAATCAAAAAGTCATGCGGGAAGCACTTTAGACGTTAAAACCGTTAATAATCAACAAAATGCAACACAACAAGCAGATAGTGCTTCTATTAATACAAACTCAACTAATACAAACTCAACTTTGAAAGTTGAAAAACCTTTAAATAAAAAGCTTTTTGACAAAAGTTATGTTTCCAATATCAAACTTGAAGACAATTATTGGAAAAATTTGCATGCAAAACTTGCTGAAGATAACTTGATCAGTCCGGAAATAGATAAGTTGTTTTGCAGTTTGCCGGCTTATGAAAATAAAGCCATGGCAACAAAAGTAAAAGAATTATATCGTATTAAATTTACTAAACGCACGCCTCAAGCTAATAAAACACCTAAAATGACTATTTATCCGAATATTGTTACTCCGGAAAATATGCTTAAAGCCCAAACTTATTTGGAAGAACATAAAGAATATTTTAAAAAATCAGAAGATGAATTTGGTGTTCCAAAAGAGGTTGCGGTTGGTTTATTGTTTTTAGAAACAAGACTCGGAACTTATCTTGGAACCGATAACGCCGTTTGGAGTTTGGCTTCAATGGCATCATCACAAGATATAGCCGATGTTGAAGATACTCTTACGGCTTTAAACGCCAAAGAAGATCAAAAAGCTTGGCTTGAAACTAAAGTAAAAGAAAAATCAGCTTGGGCTTATAACGAATTTAAAGCTTTAGTAGTACATTGTATTGAAAATGATATTGATAGCACACAAATAACCGGCTCTGTTTACGGAGCTATCGGATTTTGTCAATTTATGCCGTCTAATTTAAAAAGATACGCTGTTGACGGCGATGACGACGGGAAAGTAAACTTGTTTACTCACCCGGACGCTATCAGAAGTTTAAGTAATTTTCTCTATAAACACGGTTGGAGAAAAGAAAAAAGCAGAGCGGAAAATCATAAAGTTCTAATGCGTTATAACAACAGTAAAAAATATGCGAATACAATTTTGGCTGTTGCAGACTATTTAAACCCGTCTTTGGTAGAAGAAAAAGATAAAATCATTGTTGATACAAGTAAAAAAGTCAAAAGCTCTAAAAAAAGCAAAAAACAAATAAAACAAGCCAAAAAAACAAACAATAAACAAAAATTGACGGCAAATAAACTTTAA
- a CDS encoding molybdopterin-binding protein: protein MKTVSVHDAIGLTLCHDITEIVPGKTKGPLFRRGHIVKAEDIPVLLRLGKENLYVWDSGSDDVHEDEAAVRIAKAVSGDGIEFGKPKEGKINFVAKQLGFLQIDRALLLRINSIPSVTLATIHAMQTVKPGRIIAGTRVIPLAVPESTIAAVEECCNNAKLFSVIPFKSHAVGIVTTGSEVFKGRIKDAFGPVLHKKFNELGCSVLSQTIVPDETPQTIEAIEQAIANGASMVVVSGGMSVDPDDKTPAAIKAIATEVVCYGVPVLPGAMFMLGYRQSVPILGLPGCVMYHKTSIFDLVVPRILARIRITKNDILNLAYGGFCESCPECRYPACGFGK, encoded by the coding sequence ATGAAAACGGTTTCAGTTCACGACGCCATCGGACTAACTTTATGCCACGACATTACAGAAATAGTACCGGGTAAAACCAAAGGGCCACTTTTTAGGCGTGGGCATATAGTGAAAGCTGAAGATATTCCTGTATTGTTGCGTTTAGGTAAGGAAAACTTATATGTTTGGGACTCCGGCAGTGATGATGTGCATGAAGATGAAGCCGCCGTTCGCATAGCCAAGGCAGTCAGCGGAGACGGTATTGAGTTTGGAAAGCCAAAAGAAGGCAAAATTAATTTTGTGGCAAAACAACTTGGCTTCCTTCAAATTGATAGGGCTTTATTGTTGCGTATTAACAGTATACCTTCGGTTACTTTGGCGACTATTCACGCCATGCAAACAGTAAAACCCGGACGTATAATCGCAGGCACTCGGGTAATCCCGTTAGCTGTGCCTGAAAGCACCATAGCAGCGGTGGAAGAATGTTGTAACAATGCAAAGCTGTTTTCTGTTATACCTTTTAAATCTCATGCTGTCGGTATCGTAACAACAGGCAGTGAGGTTTTTAAAGGACGTATCAAGGACGCCTTTGGGCCTGTATTGCATAAAAAATTTAACGAACTTGGTTGTAGTGTACTTTCACAAACTATAGTGCCTGATGAAACGCCACAAACGATAGAGGCAATAGAACAGGCTATTGCAAACGGAGCAAGCATGGTCGTGGTTTCAGGCGGTATGAGCGTTGACCCTGATGATAAAACTCCGGCGGCAATTAAGGCGATCGCAACAGAGGTCGTATGTTATGGAGTCCCCGTTTTGCCGGGTGCCATGTTTATGCTCGGTTATCGCCAAAGCGTTCCTATCTTAGGCTTGCCGGGTTGTGTGATGTATCATAAAACCAGTATTTTTGATCTGGTTGTGCCACGCATTCTCGCCAGAATACGCATTACTAAAAATGATATTCTTAATTTAGCCTATGGTGGATTTTGCGAGAGCTGTCCTGAGTGTCGTTATCCCGCCTGTGGCTTTGGAAAATAG
- the yqeB gene encoding selenium-dependent molybdenum cofactor biosynthesis protein YqeB has product MRDSELIIAVKGAGEMATGVAVALFSAGFKRIVMFEKPLPFAVRRTVAFCEAIPEGKQTVEGICGLRINSEAELLEAWKKDCIGICADPSWELLKKIKPQVLIDATIAKRNLGTTKSDAPLVIGLGPGFTADKDVHVVIETQRGHNLGRMIDNGSAAPNTSEPEMVMGHTYSRVLRAPKAGVVKALKQIGDLVTKDEIVMYIDELPVTATISGVLRGAIASGLNVPQNCKIGDIDPRNNPEYCFFVSDKARSLGGAVLTALCRWKNTVNI; this is encoded by the coding sequence ATGCGAGATTCTGAATTGATAATTGCTGTTAAAGGAGCAGGAGAAATGGCAACAGGCGTTGCGGTTGCACTTTTTTCCGCCGGGTTTAAACGCATTGTAATGTTTGAAAAGCCTTTACCTTTTGCTGTGCGTCGTACTGTCGCTTTTTGTGAAGCTATCCCCGAAGGAAAGCAGACAGTAGAAGGGATATGTGGCTTGCGTATAAACTCAGAAGCAGAGCTTTTAGAAGCTTGGAAGAAAGATTGTATAGGAATTTGTGCCGACCCTAGCTGGGAGCTGTTGAAAAAAATTAAGCCACAAGTATTGATAGATGCGACTATTGCCAAGAGAAATCTTGGTACAACAAAGAGTGATGCTCCTTTAGTGATTGGTCTTGGCCCTGGATTTACGGCCGATAAAGATGTGCATGTTGTGATTGAAACCCAACGAGGACATAACCTAGGACGCATGATTGACAACGGCAGTGCCGCTCCAAATACCAGCGAACCTGAAATGGTCATGGGGCATACTTATAGCCGAGTGTTGCGAGCTCCAAAAGCAGGCGTTGTTAAGGCATTAAAGCAAATAGGCGACCTTGTAACAAAAGATGAAATTGTTATGTATATTGACGAGCTGCCAGTTACTGCAACAATAAGTGGTGTCTTGCGAGGGGCTATAGCCTCTGGTCTTAATGTTCCGCAAAATTGTAAAATAGGGGACATAGACCCACGCAACAATCCTGAATATTGTTTTTTTGTTTCTGATAAAGCGAGAAGTCTTGGGGGAGCTGTGCTAACTGCGTTATGCCGTTGGAAGAATACAGTGAATATTTAA